The sequence TGTTGCCCGCTGTCCTGGGGGACTTGGTGGGGGGACAGGAGCTCCCCCCTACAGCAGAACCCCCGGAGCCAGTCACAGCACCCCTGCCCAGGACAGTCAGGCTGGGCCTGCCCTGCTGACCCCTCCACTCGGGCTCCACAGGTGCTGACAGGTGTGGGGAGGGAGACCGGGCAGGAGGCAGGGTCAGTCTGACCACTGGGTCAGTACTCTTGCTGGCCCCATGCTGCCCCTCAGGGCTGTCCCTGCTGAGCTCCCCAGGCTGGCCTTCTACACCCAGTGACCCTCTAGGGCACTCAAGACCACACCCGGGACCCTCCCACTAGAGAAGCAGGTCCCCCAGCCCAGATGACCAGGGGCTGACTGTGCCCTCAGACCCACAGCCCTGGTGCCCTGGCTACTGGACCGACCACCTCCCCGGGCCGGTGTCCCATTGCACAGGCTCCAGAGGCAGGTCTGGGGAAGGCCTGAGTCTCTCTCCCAGGGTGGCCGTGAGCAAGCCAACACCTGAGCCTGTGTCCCCACAGAGACGGTGTGACACCCAGGCGCCCAGTCCAGCAGAGCTACACAGGTCGGTGAGACGGCTCAGCTGGACAGTGAGtgaaacccaggttcgagcccagcccctgcCGCACAGGGACAAGCTTCGGGGATGGGGACTGTCTATGGGTGCCCTCCCTCTCCCaactttttccccagagcccagctgaGCTCTAATTGATGgttgtgccagggactgaaccttggggcctgggagcctcaggcaggggagtcCCAGTGCTGTGTCCCATGCTCTGCAGTTCTCTatctgaagccctggtgatgacagaaGAAACCCTCAAGGCCAGTCAAATCTGTGGACAGGTGAGCAGTGCCtatcccccccccatccccccccacacaggaGGCTGAAGCCCAGGCCGCAGCAGAGCCCCACAGCTggagaaataaaaatacagggcAGACGCATGAGGGCGGCCGGGGGTCTGCTCAAATCCCCCTTGTCCCCCGAGACTCGCTCCCCACAAGCCAGGGCATGCGATGGAGCCGGGACCTCGAGGCAAGGCCTGCCCTCTGCTACTGCCAAGGTTTGAGTTCTGCTTGAACCagagccggggactgaacctggggctttggagctccaggcaggagagtctttagcAGGACCCTGTGCTGCCTGCCTGGCCTTTAAATGAATTTAAGACGATTCGactttttattcatgtatttccccagcctgcccagctctggcacgCACGGTGGTGGGGACCAATCCCGGGACCTCAGCCGGCAACCCAGAGCTTGGTCCATGAGGCAGAGGGCCGGGGGCGCAGGGTGGGGACAATGGGGGGGTGCGGCCGCCGGGTCACAGTGGGCCCCCCTTTAAAAGCGGGTGCCCAGGGCCCCCCTGCAGACGGCCCCACGTCACCGGGAGAGCAGCGGGCCTGAGCACCCACGGCCCAGACAGCAACATGGTGGCCCAGCACGTGCGGGCCCGGCAGAGTCCCCAGCAGACGACGGGGCAGCAGGGCCAGGCTCAGGAGGAGCCGCGGGGTGACCGCAGGGCCCGCCGTCCCCGCCCCCGACCCCGCAGGAGGCCCTATCGCAGCTACTCTGGGGCCCGGCGCCGTGGCCGCCCAGGCAGACGCAGGAGGCTACGCAGGGCCGGGGGGCCACTCCGGCGGCTGCAGAGGAGGGCGGCCAGGGTGTCCTGAAGCCGTGTCCGGAGCAGACGTCACCGCTGAAGCCGCAGGCCCTGCACCCCCTCCAGTGCACGGCCACCCCCATCAAAAGTCATGAAATAAAATGGGCAAAAGTCATGAAAATAAAAGCTCGATCAGAAACATCACAGCATAGCCGTGTCTGTCAGCACATGTGGGAGGCAGGGCCCCAGGTCGCCCAGGATGATGTAGGACGCTGTGGGGGCAGTAAGGGGACCCAGGTCACCCAGGACGCTGTGGGGGGCTAGGAGGCGGGAGGCAACTCCAGGTCACCTCAGGGtgctgtgggggtggagggagggaggggagaccaGGCTGTGAGGAGAGGGACAGACCATGTGAGCATATCCAGGGTTCTATTGTGAGTCTGGTCCCTAGGTGATGTCTGGCAAGAGTTCAGGCCGAGCCTCCCCCAAGTCAGCCCCTGAGTCACTGGGGAGCCAGCCAGCCCCAGCCTGTGGGCCTTCAGGATGCTGGACACCTGAACAGAAGAGTCCACAGAAGAGACATCCCAGcactgagagaggggagaggtgctctgtctccctgtctctcccgtggcgtctctccctgtctctgtatgGGTGCTGTGGCTGGGTCACAGTGGAGACACTGTGCTGAGAGCAGGCCACATAGAGCCACCCAGCCAGTGTCAGGACCCGGAGGGCAGGGCTGTCCCCTGCTCCCGTGTCCAGGCCTGCTGTGGGTGGTCCCTCGTGAAGGCCGCCAGACCCCTAGCTCACCCCCTTCACCATCACTGAGGGAGCTGAGGCCACACTGAAGGCAAAGTCCCAGCTGTCCCCTCccatgggggcagggggtggtcAGGCACAGTAGGAGGGTCACCTAgagagagggcaggcaggcacttGAGTCTGCAAGGCCAGTGTGAGGAGGACTCGCCCCAGGCCTGCCACCTAgagagagggcaggcaggcacttGAGTCTGCAAGGCCAGTGTGAGGACTCCTCGCCCCAGGCCTGCCACCTAGAGAGAGGGCAGGCGGGCACTTGAGTCTGCAAGGCCAGTGTGAGGAGGACTCGCCCCAGGCCTGCCACCCTTGGGCTCAGACAGGAAGAAGCATGTCGGGGGACAGCCCATAGCACCCCACCCGGCATCAGCACCCAAAGACCTCTGTAACCCACCCCAGAGGGCCACCACACGGCCTCCTCCACTGCTCCCTGGCCACGGCAGGCTGAGGCGGGTGGCCCTCTGTGACATCAGCGCTGCCCCTGCAGTCCCCCACAGCCCCCATCCGGCAGAGAGCAGCGAGCGTCATGGGTTCCCGCTGTGCCAAGCTGGGCACGGGGCCTGGCCGCAGCCACGTGTCCTCCATGAAGAAGCTGGTGGCCTGCGTGAGTCAGGACAACTTCTCCCTGTCCTCGGGcggcgaggaggaggaggaggaggaggaggaggaggaggaagaggaggaggcagcgGTGGCGGCGGAGCCCGAGGcgggggaggagcaggaggacggagacgaagaggaggaggaggacgagggggatgaggaggaagaggaggaggacgaggaggagctTCCCCTGCAGGGCAAGCTGCTGCTGATGGAGCCGGAGCGGCAGGGGGCGCCCCCAGAAGCCAAGCCCGGGCCCCCGtagagcccctgacccccacacaGGCTGGCGGAGGCCCCAGAGTGTTCCCGGGAGGACTTTGCCAATTGTCACTACACAATAAACCCCTGGAGGACTCGCCCACTCTCCTGCCTGGGGCACCTGGGCCCATTGGGGGGGTCTGAGCAGACAGCTCACCATGGCTGGGGGCCACTGACCCTCCTGGGCCCCTGAGCTAAGCGTGAATTCCTGTGCTGTCAACAGGATTTGTTTCTAGTAGTAGGAgtagtagatttatttatttttacctccaggattcttgctggggctcggagcctgcactaccaatccatgttctcctggaggccatgttccccattttttgcccttattattgttgttgtcattgctgctgctgctgttggataagacagaaagaaatggagagaggaggggaagacagagagggggagagaaagacagacacctgcagacctgcttcaccgcttgtgaagagacgcccctgcaggtggggagccgggggctcgaaccaggatccttacgccggtccctgcgctttgagccacgtgcgcttaacccgctgcactaccgcctgacaacCAGTCAACAGGGTTTAtttaaggagggaggggaagagggctaggtgagagggagggaaggggggactgAGCCTCAGGCCCGGGTCTgcagcaagtcctgtgctctctctGCTGAGCCCCATGGCCTCCTCtattttgatttctgtttctttccttagcTCCGGCTGACAGGCTGGGCTGGACC is a genomic window of Erinaceus europaeus chromosome 15, mEriEur2.1, whole genome shotgun sequence containing:
- the PRM3 gene encoding protamine-3, with the translated sequence MGSRCAKLGTGPGRSHVSSMKKLVACVSQDNFSLSSGGEEEEEEEEEEEEEEEAAVAAEPEAGEEQEDGDEEEEEDEGDEEEEEEDEEELPLQGKLLLMEPERQGAPPEAKPGPP